In Trichomycterus rosablanca isolate fTriRos1 chromosome 20, fTriRos1.hap1, whole genome shotgun sequence, one DNA window encodes the following:
- the hectd3 gene encoding E3 ubiquitin-protein ligase HECTD3 — MVPVGEKPNLVPGRIRFLFRCVQNFRRKQPLPESLCYVPKEVCYKVCKDSGSGSGSSSTAPGSCPPGGVTLIPVWESPHSPPNRKTAKFNIETRKGTCIRTSGEEYYNTHGLWLKITKEQLEQYRTNVDVEEGWILACKHTDGGTRLVHVEHPDSVSRQQQLFGFDHKPCNRWEQVVDAECCLHLGARLTVAERDEAAVQKLRFVPPTWTFECDEDLVHYFYDHVGKEDENLGSVKQCVNSIDVSSCSDPSGGAACLTDGDIDTFWESDGLQGQHWIRLHMKRGTIVNKLIMMMDSSDDTYLPKRVCVYGGEGEHLKKYSDVTIDENLIGEVCVLEDMTVHLPVIEIRIEECRDSGIDVRIRGLKIKSSCERELGLNADIFKSPNLVRYPRLEGTTPDVLYRRMLVILRFISLLDGLLPYLVPAWDYSLGTFNQIKSIKQFLLLSKRRSALIIQCLKDSESSKPSFMPRLYINRRLAMEHRDNPTLDPGCKNAVFTQVYEGLKLSDKYEKTLDYRWPARHDQWWECKFIAEGIIDQGGGFRDSLADMSEELCPSSSDCSIPLPFFTRTSNQGAGEARDFYVPNPSCQDFQKLEWIGQLMGAALRGKDFLVLALPGLVWKQLIGESVSWTEDFPAVDSVLVKLLDAMEHMDKATFEFKFGQELVYSTPLSDGRPLELIPAGSSVVVKYEERLEFIHLVKKVRLEESRQQIAAIQAGLMKVVPQAVLDLLTWQEVEKKVCGDPEISVEALKRLTRYEDLDVNDARVQHFWEALSNFTNEDRSRFLRFVTGRSRLPAPIFIFPDKQGSESTDALPQSSTCSSTLYLPKYPSAKVCEEKLRYAAYNCVAIDTDMSPWEE; from the exons ATGGTGCCTGTGGGAGAGAAACCGAACCTGGTTCCGGGCAGGATCCGCTTCCTGTTCCGCTGTGTTCAGAACTTCCGGAGGAAGCAGCCGCTCCCGGAGTCTCTCTGCTATGTTCCTAAAGAGGTGTGTTATAAAGTCTGTAAGGACTCCGGTTCCGGTTCTGGTTCCAGCTCCACGGCTCCGGGTTCGTGTCCCCCGGGGGGAGTGACCCTGATCCCGGTGTGGGAGAGTCCGCACTCCCCCCCCAACAGAAAAACAGCCAAGTTCAACATCGAGACCCGCAAAGGAACCTGCATCCGAACCTCAGGAGAAGAGTACTACAACACCCACGGGCTCTGGCTCAAGATCACCAAG gagcagTTGGAGCAGTACCGCACTAATGTAGATGTGGAGGAGGGCTGGATCTTGGCGTGTAAACACACTGATGGAGGAACCAGGCTGGTTCATGTGGAACATCCGGACTCAGTGAGCCGCCAGCAGCAGCTGTTTGGATTCGACCACAAACCCTGTAACAG GTGGGAGCAGGTCGTGGATGCTGAGTGTTGTCTCCACCTGGGAGCGCGTCTGACGGTGGCTGAACGGGATGAAGCTGCAGTACAGAAGCTCAG GTTTGTTCCTCCCACCTGGACGTTCGAGTGTGATGAGGACCTGGTTCATTACTTTTATGATCATGTCGGTAAGGAGGACGAGAACCTGGGCAGCGTGAAGCAGTGCGTCAACAGCATCGACGTTTCCTCCTGCTCG GACCCCAGTGGTGGTGCAGCATGTCTGACTGATGGAGATATTGATACGTTTTGGGAGAGCGACGGCCTGCAGGGGCAGCACTGGATCCGCCTCCACATGAAGAGAGGAACTATAGTCAA TAAGCTGATAATGATGATGGACTCCAGTGACGACACGTACCTGCCCaaacgagtgtgtgtgtacggggGAGAGGGAGAACACCTGAAGAAATACAGCGACGTCACCATCGACGA GAATCTGattggtgaggtgtgtgtgctGGAGGACATGACGGTGCATCTTCCCGTCATTGAGATCCGGATTGAGGAGTGTAGAG ACAGCGGGATCGATGTGAGGATCAGAGGGTTAAAGATCAAATCCTCGTGTGAGAGGGAGCTCGGCCTGAACGCCGACATCTTCAAATCCCCAAACCTGGTGCGCTACCCCCGACTGGAGGGCACCACGCCCGACGTCCTGTACCGCCGCATGCTCGTCATTCTCAG GTTTATTTCTCTGCTGGATGGTTTGTTACCGTATCTGGTACCTGCTTGGGATTACAGCCTGGGTACCTTCAACCAGATTAAA agtataaAGCAGTTCCTGTTGTTATCGAAGCGCAGATCCGCTCTCATCATTCAGTGTCTGAAGGACTCCGAGTCCAGTAAACCCAGCTTCATGCCCCGACTCTACATCAACCGCCGTCTCGCCATGGAGCACCGCGACAACCCCACCCTCGACCCCGGCTGTAAAAACGCTGTGTTtactcag GTGTACGAGGGTTTAAAGCTTTCAGATAAATATGAGAAAACTCTGGATTACAG gTGGCCCGCACGTCATGATCAGTGGTGGGAGTGTAAATTCATCGCTGAGGGAATCATCGATCAAG GTGGTGGATTTCGGGATAGTTTAGCTGACATGTCGGAGGAGCTCTGTCCCAGTTCATCTGATTGTTCAATCCCATTACCGTTCTTCACCAGAACCTCCAACCAG GGTGCAGGGGAGGCGAGAGATTTTTATGTACCGAACCCGTCGTGTCAAGATTTTCAGAAGTTGGAGTGGATCGGTCAGCTGATGGGCGCGGCTCTGCGGGGGAAAGACTTCCTG GTCCTGGCGCTGCCCGGTTTGGTGTGGAAGCAGCTGATTGGTGAGAGCGTGAGCTGGACTGAAGATTTTCCTGCCGTGGATTCAGTTCTG gtgaagCTGTTAGATGCCATGGAGCACATGGATAAAGCCACGTTTGAGTTTAAGTTTGGACAGGAGCTGGTGTACAGCACCCCGCTGAGCGACGGCCGGCCGCTGGAACTCATCCCCGCCGGCAGCTCGGTGGTGGTTAAATACGAGGAGCGACTGGAGTTCATTCACCTGGTCAAGAAGGTCCGACTAGAGGAGAGTCGCCAacag ATAGCAGCGATCCAGGCGGGGCTGATGAAGGTGGTTCCTCAGGCTGTGCTGGATCTGCTGACGTGGCAGGAGGTGGAGAAGAAAGTGTGTGGAGATCCAGAGATCAGCGTGGAGGCTCTCAAACGCCTCA cTCGTTATGAGGATCTGGACGTGAACGATGCCAGAGTGCAGCATTTCTGGGAGGCTCTGAGCAACTTCACCAAcg AGGATCGCAGCAGGTTTCTGAGGTTTGTGACGGGTCGGAGTCGTCTTCCTGCTCCCATCTTCATCTTCCCTGATAAACAAGG ATCTGAATCCACTGATGCTCTTCCACAATCCTCCACCTGCTCCAGCACGCTGTACCTCCCCAAATATCCCAG tgctAAGGTGTGTGAGGAGAAACTGCGCTATGCTGCATATAACTGTGTGGCCATCGATACAGACATGAGTCCATGGGAGGAGTAA
- the LOC134334193 gene encoding uncharacterized protein LOC134334193, protein MCLPVPPCSSLCLLYLPVPHCASLFLSVPPVPPCSSLCLLFLPVPHCSSLFLHVPPCSSLFLTVPHCSSLFLSVPPVPPCSSLFLPVSPCASLCLPVPPCSSLYLPVPPCTFLFLPVPPCASLFLPVPPCSYLCLPVPPCTSLFLPVPPCASLFLPVPPCSSLCLPVPPCASLCLPVPPCASLFLPVPPCSSQFLPVPPCSSLCLPVPPCASQFLPVPPCSSLFLHVPPCASLFLPVPPCASLFLPVPPCASLFLPVPHCSSMCLPVPPCASLCLPVPPCSSMCLPVPPCSSLFLPVPPCSSMCLPVPPCSSLCLPVPPCASLFLHVPPCASLFLPVPPCASLCLHVPPCASLCLPVPPCSSMFLHVPPCSSLCLHVPPCASLFLPVPPCASLCLPVPPCSSLFLPVPPCASLCLPVPPCSSMCLPVPPCSSLCLPVPPCSSMFLHVPPCSYMCLPVPPCASLYLPVPPSSSMCLPVPPCASARPQCSTPHPPYLTVFYYGAAVRGVCLVTVITVQTVQTSLQIWVNKQNWDKTTNTLEPLKAHTHTHTHIRTHTHTDTHTHTDTHTLTHTHTHTHIILTSPC, encoded by the coding sequence ATGTGCCtccctgttcctccctgttcctctCTGTGCCTCCTGTACCTCCCTGTTCCTCACTGTGCCTCACTGTTCCTCTCTGTGCCTCCTGTACCTCCCTGTTCCTCTCTGTGCCtcctgttcctccctgttcctcactgttcctcactgttcctccatgtgcctccctgttcctccctgttcctcactgttcctcactgttcctccctgttcctctCTGTGCCTCCTGTACCtccctgttcctccctgttcctcccAGTTTCTCCCTGTGCCTCCCTGTGCCtccctgttcctccctgttcctcccTGTACCTCCCTGTTCCTCCCTGTACCTTCCTGTTCCTCCCAGTTCCTCCCTGTGCCtccctgttcctccctgtgcCTCCCTGTTCCTACCTGTGCCTCCCTGTTCCTCCCTGTACCTCCCTGTTCCTCCCAGTTCCTCCCTGTGCCTCCCTGTTCCTCCCTGTACCtccctgttcctccctgtgcCTCCCAGTTCCTCCCTGTGCCTCCCTGTGCCtccctgttcctccctgtgcCTCCCTGTTCCTCCCTGTACCTCCCTGTTCCTCCCAGTTCCTCCCTGTGCCtccctgttcctccctgtgcCTCCCTGTGCCTCCCTGTGCCTCCCAGTTCCTCCCTGTGCCTCCctgttcctcactgttcctccATGTTCCTCCATGTGCCTCCCTGTTCCTCCCAGTGCCTCCCTGTGCCtccctgttcctccctgttcctccctgtgcctccctgttcctccctgttcctcactgttcctccatgtgcctccctgttcctccctgtgcCTCCCTGTGCCTCCCTGTTCCTCCATGTTCCTCCATGTGCCtccctgttcctccctgttcctccctgttcctccctgtgcCTCCCTGTTCCTCCATGTGCCtccctgttcctccctgttcctccctgtgcCTCCCTGTGCCTCCCTGTGCCTCCCTGTTCCTCCATGTTCCTCCATGTGCCtccctgttcctccctgttcctccctgtgcCTCCCTGTGCCTCCATGTTCCTCCATGTGCCTCCCTGTGCCTCCCTGTGCCTCCCTGTTCCTCCATGTTCCTCCATGTGCCtccctgttcctccctgtgcCTCCATGTTCCTCCATGTGCCtccctgttcctccctgttcctccctgtgcCTCCCTGTGCCTCCCTGTTCCTCcatgttcctccctgttcctccctgttcctccctgtgcCTCCCTGTGCCTCCCTGTGCCTCCATGTTCCTCCATGTGCCtccctgttcctccctgttcctccctgtgcCTCCCTGTGCCTCCCTGTTCCTCCATGTTCCTCCATGTGCCTCCCTGTTCCTACATGTGCCtccctgttcctccctgtgcCTCCCTGTACCTCCCTGTTCCTCCCAGTTCCTCCATGTGCCtccctgttcctccctgtgcCTCGGCACGTCCTCAGTGTTCCACACCTCACCCTCCTTATTTGACTGTATTTTACTATGGAGCAGCAGTGCGGGGGGTGTGTTTGGTCACGGTGATCACAGTGCAGACGGTTCAGACGTCACTGCAGATTTGGGTAAATAAACAGAACTGGGACAAAACCACAAACACACTGGAACCattaaaagcacacacacacacacacacacatatacgtacacacacacacactgacacacacacacacactgacacacacacactaacacacacacacacacacacacacatcatattgACCTCACCCTGCTGA